The genomic segment CTGGGGGACTTTCACCAAGCCCATCCGAAGTCCCAGTGAGCACCTCCAAAGGCTCCTCCACCCTGTCGATAGATCCGAATGGCAACTTCCGCTTGTACCTCAATCTCAACCTAACGCCATGGTCCGTGACACAGAATCCCGTCTTGGGATTGGGTCCCGGCAGCCACGTGAACCCGGATCCTGAAACGCCGCTCGCGAACCATGTCGAGCGGGATGGGATGGACTGGGCATACGCTGTCGCATTCATGAACGACTCAAACTACGCGTCGCTCGTGATCCAGTTCGGAATGCCGATTGCACTGTTGTTCCTGGCCGTCGTCGTCCGCGCGATCAGTCTGGCTGCTGGACGAACTCGCAAGTCCGGCGACGTGGCTGTTGCCTTCGCATTCAGCTACGGCGTCGCCGTCGCGGTCGCCGCCTTCTTCGGGCCTGCCTTCGAAATCCGCACGGTCTCGGCCCCCCTCTGGATCGGATTCGCCGTGGCGCTAGTGCCCTATCTCGTATCCACCCGCGAGGAGGGATGATGCCCGGCCGCGTCGCTCGCTGGCCTGTGCTCGTTCTGGCAGGCGCAAGCCTCGTCATGCTCGGCGCGCTGCTCTACGTCGGTCGGTGGCTGATGTTCTGGTGGGACGAGTGGGCTTTCATCTTTGACAGGCCTGATCCGACGGCTCGGTCCCTTCTGGCCCCGTTTTTCGACACGTTCGTCGCAGTCCCGGTCGTCGTCTACCAAGCCCTTCTCGCCGCTTTCGGGATGCGGACTTACGTGCCGTATTTGCTGGTCGATTGGGCCGCGCACTTCGCTATCGCCTTCCTCCTGTACCGGACCGTGAGCCGCCGATCCGGCGTCTTCCTCGGGCTCGCTGCAGGGATCTCGGTCATCTTCCTCGGGAGTGGCTTCGAGGTGCTGCTGCAACCGTTCCAGATCCAGTTCCAGTTCGCGATCGTGAGTGGCCTCCTGACGATCGATCAGATCGACACAGGCAGGCGCAGGGTCGCGTCAATCGCCCTCGTGTTCGGCGTTGCGTCGTCCGGCCTTGGCGTGATCTTCGCGGGGTTGGTCGCACTTTGGGGGATCCTCCGACGCGACGGGGCGACCGTGTTGGCGGCGATGCCCGGGATTGCGGTGTACGCCGCATGGTTCTTCACGTGGGGTCGAGAGAGCGGACAGTTGGCTGGTCCCAGACTCGGCGCACTCGACGCTGGTTATTCCGTCGTATACGGTATTGGGGCGGCGTTGTCGGGCGTCATCGGCCTTCCACCTGCTCGCTTCGCGATCGTGGGGATCGCGCTTGCGACGGCCGTGCTCATCGGCGGCGGGATCCTTGCCAGGCGCGGCTACCGGCCGGATCCGCTCGCAGTTGCGGCGATTGCCGCGCTGGCCGCCGAGCAAGTCCTACGGGCGATCCACCGTGGTCAATTTGGTGTTGAGTACGGCGCGCGATCCGGGTACGTTTACGCGGGCAGCATTTTCGTATGGCTCGCGATCTCCGGCCTGATCGGGGGGCGGCTTTCGAATCGTCGAGCCGCATCCATACTCATAGCGATCTTGATCGTACCTATGGTCCTCGGGAATATGCGCCAGTTCGCTGGCGCTGCTGTCCAGCACCGAACGTGGCGGGCGACGGAGCTCGCCGAGCTTCGGCTCATAGAGTCGTTACGCTCGGACCCCCGCCTCGCACTGGATGTCCAGCCCGACGACACGCGCGCGATCGGCATAACAGCTCGATCCTATCTCTCTGCGATCGACCGGTTTGGCCGACCCACACTCGAGTACGACTGGCAACCCTTCATCGATCCTGCGGCCGTCGAAGCTGCGCGACGAAGGTTGTTGCCCGAATCGCCATAACAAGACTTGATGAGTCCGCAGACTCCGACAGCTCGCTGGTTGGCAACAAGACTCACGCGGTTCCGGCCAGGTGTGGCCGCCTCGTCACTTTTGGTGTTTCCGCGCACGCCACCAGACCGTTTCACCCCGGGCGGATCATCGCCCGTCACGGGCCGGGCGATGCGATAACTGCCGATACCGCAGGGATTTGCGCTGCTGCCGCTCGTAGGCGTGTTCAGCGCCGTACTGGTCTTCGGCGCACGGATAGAAGTGCTCATCCTGCGCCACGGTGACGTGCCCTTCTGGCGGCACCCAACGCCACCAGAGTGGCGTAGACGAAGAGGAAGACGATCGCACCGGCGACTGGACCAAGCGTCGGGACCATCGCAGGGAACAGCACTGCAGCGACGGCGGCCACGACGCCTGCCATCAGGGGCATGGAAGATGCGCGCGCGAGGCGACTCTCGGAGATCCGACGCTTCACCTCGAGCCAGTAGACAAGCAGGACGAGCGCGCTGCTCACGATCGAGGCGATCCCCGCTCCGGCGATGCCGATCGCGGGGATGAGCGCGAAGTCGATGGCGATCGTCACGCCGAGAGCTGACGCGATCACGATTGCCCGGCGACCTTGAGCGCCGAGGCTCGTGAGACACACGCCGAGGGCGGACGAGGGAAAGCGGAACGGAAGCGCGAGACAGAGCAGCGCAAGGAGCCATCCGAGCCTCGCGTATTCGCTACCAAAAAGCTCCCCCATCACCGCGTCGCCACCGGCGATCGCGAGCGCCGGAAACGGAATGGCGATCGCGACCAGCATCATGACCGTCCGCTCCAGATGCTCCGTCGCGCTCTCGCGTCTCGAGATCATCTCTGGCAGCAGGGTGCGACCGATGGCTTCGGGAAGAAACTCCGCGGCAGCAACGAGGCGAGCCGCGGCGAAGTAGCCTCCTGCAGCCGCAATTCCGCCGGGTGCCAGCAGCCCCACGATGAGGACGTCGACACGGGCGGTGGCCGTTGTCAACACGTCAAGCGCCGCGAACGGCCGCAGTTCCACCAGCAAGGCTCGCATGACGCTCGCGTCTGGTCGCTCCACGCCAATATGCTGCCGTTTCACCAGAACCGCGCCGATGGCAGCCGAGGCAACAAGCCACACCATGCCGACCAGCAAAGCACCCTCCAGTGGCCAGCCGGCGAACACCAGTATCCCGATGGCTCCAAGCCACACGACGTTTTCGAGGATCGAATGGACGGACGCTGTGGCATAACGCCGCTGTGAGATCGCAACCGCTCGGGCGAGCTCGGCGAGCTGCTGCAGCGCGATCGAGGCACTCGCGACGAAGACGATGGCCGCGCTCTCCGGAAAGGCCCAGACTGCGATCAGACTCAGGAGCAGTAGCGTTGCGGTGACCGATGCGGCCCTGATAGCGATGACCGCCCCTAGGCGGGATGGGAGCGCCTCAGGATCGCGTGCTCCCTCCCGGACAAGGAAGCCGCCGCTGCCGAGCTCGACGGCCGAGATGGCGATCGCCCCCAGCGTGAGCCCAATTGACAGCGCACCCAATGTCGCCGAGTCGAACCTCCGCGCGACGAGGGCCAACAGGGCGAGCGTCGAAATCGCCGACACAATCCGGGCTGCGAGCAGGAGGGTCGTGCCCCGTATCATCGGACGCTTAGGACAACGGGCATCTCGGGGTGGCTACTCCCGCTGGTCTTGCTCCTGAAACCCGTGGATGCGGTGGGTCGTGGCCGTTCATCGATCTGCCGCTCCAGCCATGGCCTGGACGCACGATAGCCTTCCGATGATGTGGTCGTCGACGGCGGTCGGCAGCCGTGGCGGACGCCGCCACGACCCCGCGAGGCCCGGCGGCGCTCGCGAGACATGGGGCAGCTGAGGACGCAGACGCGGCCTCCCTCGCCCGCAAAGCGCCATCCCTCCCCATCGCGTCGGGGTTCGACCGCAAGGCAACGCCCGACCGTTCTACGCAAGATGTGTCACCTGTCATTACGGGCCGGCGTCCCCGCAGCGCTCGGCACTCCCGCGAGACGATACAGTCTTGCGGCGGCACGCCGACCTCCGGTCAATCCTGTCCCAGCGCCGTTTCTGCGCGGCTGC from the Vicinamibacterales bacterium genome contains:
- a CDS encoding polysaccharide biosynthesis C-terminal domain-containing protein — its product is MIRGTTLLLAARIVSAISTLALLALVARRFDSATLGALSIGLTLGAIAISAVELGSGGFLVREGARDPEALPSRLGAVIAIRAASVTATLLLLSLIAVWAFPESAAIVFVASASIALQQLAELARAVAISQRRYATASVHSILENVVWLGAIGILVFAGWPLEGALLVGMVWLVASAAIGAVLVKRQHIGVERPDASVMRALLVELRPFAALDVLTTATARVDVLIVGLLAPGGIAAAGGYFAAARLVAAAEFLPEAIGRTLLPEMISRRESATEHLERTVMMLVAIAIPFPALAIAGGDAVMGELFGSEYARLGWLLALLCLALPFRFPSSALGVCLTSLGAQGRRAIVIASALGVTIAIDFALIPAIGIAGAGIASIVSSALVLLVYWLEVKRRISESRLARASSMPLMAGVVAAVAAVLFPAMVPTLGPVAGAIVFLFVYATLVALGAARRARHRGAG